One stretch of Corynebacterium imitans DNA includes these proteins:
- a CDS encoding DUF1707 domain-containing protein: MSEPNLPRKRLSSAERARAEATLHDAFVDGQLTITEFDERSAALYGATFVDELPALIDDLSPVTTQHNQTARQDGTMARYATGESGGSPFSLSIMGGSERGGDWLVAPNHTSITVMGGNSLDLREARLSAHETIINAFAVMGGIEIIVPEDVRVVDAGLGIMGGFGVETHPSCTIALADLPVDAPVIRVRGLALMGGVGIVRAARGARV; this comes from the coding sequence ATGAGCGAGCCGAACCTCCCCCGCAAGCGACTCAGCAGTGCCGAGCGTGCTCGTGCTGAAGCCACCCTCCACGACGCATTCGTCGATGGCCAGCTCACGATCACCGAGTTCGACGAGCGATCCGCTGCCCTCTACGGAGCCACCTTTGTTGATGAGCTTCCTGCGCTTATCGACGATCTCTCCCCCGTCACCACCCAACACAACCAAACCGCCCGGCAAGACGGCACCATGGCTCGCTACGCCACCGGCGAATCAGGCGGTTCCCCGTTTAGTCTTTCCATCATGGGCGGCAGCGAACGCGGCGGTGATTGGCTCGTCGCTCCGAATCACACGTCCATCACGGTCATGGGCGGCAACTCCCTCGACCTGCGCGAAGCGCGGCTGAGCGCACACGAGACCATCATCAACGCGTTTGCAGTCATGGGCGGCATCGAAATCATCGTGCCGGAAGACGTGCGGGTGGTGGACGCCGGCCTGGGAATCATGGGCGGATTCGGCGTGGAAACCCACCCGTCATGCACCATCGCGCTCGCAGACCTTCCGGTGGATGCGCCTGTCATACGCGTGCGCGGGCTCGCACTCATGGGCGGGGTAGGCATCGTCCGCGCCGCCCGCGGCGCACGTGTTTAG
- a CDS encoding DNA-directed RNA polymerase subunit beta', with product MFDVNLFNELRIGLATAEDIRKWSHGEVKKPETINYRTLKPEKDGLFCERIFGPTRDWECACGKYKRVRYKGIICERCGVEVTKSKVRRERMGHIELAAPVTHIWYFKGVPSRLGYLLDLAPKDLERIIYFAANIITSVDEEARHNDMSTLEAEMLLEKKEVEEDANSEIAERAHKLEEDLAELEASGATAAARKKVQQAADKEMTHIREAGEREVERLEEIWQTFQKLAPKQMIIDEVLYEELVDRYEDYFTGGMGAEAIQTLIRNFDLEAEAEELRTIIAEGKGQKKVRALKRLKVVAAFQRSGNDPAGMILDAIPVIPPELRPMVQLDGGRFATSDLNDLYRRVINRNNRLKRMIDLGAPEIIVNNEKRMLQESVDALFDNGRRGRPVTGPGSRPLKSLSDLLKGKQGRFRQNLLGKRVDYSGRSVIIVGPQLKLHECGLPKLMALELFKPFVMKRLVDNDYAQNIKSAKRMVERQRPEVWDVLEEAISEHPVLLNRAPTLHRLGIQAFEPKLVEGKAIQLHPLACEAFNADFDGDQMAVHLPLSAEAQAEARVLMLSSNNILSPASGKPLAIPRLDMVTGLYFLTMEKSTSEVGGEGAYAPADENGPARGVYSSYREAIMAYDRGVLGLQAPIKVRIDHLRPTVEVEKEQFPDGWTKGQPWMMDTTLGRIMFNELLPYNFPYQEGAMVRKGGGSGKVLLGDIIQGMVEKYPMITVAQTLDKLKDAGFYWSTRSGVTITMSDVLVLPNKTEVLERYEKEAEEIERKYWEKGALTEENRYDRLVELWQDATNKVGQAVEDLYPDDNPIPMIVKSGAAGNMRQIWTLAGMKGMVVNSRGEYITRPIKTSFREGLSVMEYFNNSHGSRKGLADTALRTADSGYLTRRLVDVAQDVIVRELDCGTHQGVKVPVAVPLTGSEDKFARHELVETSVSGRVLASDVKDAEGNVLFEAGTELSEERIDTLVEKGVTELKVRSVLTCQTPTGVCAKCYGKSMASGQLVDIGEAVGIVAAQSIGEPGTQLTMRTFHQGGVGGDITGGLPRVQELFEARVPKNCAPIASVAGTISLEDEGNFWTLTIHPDDGSDDVVYEKLSKRQGLAQVRRPMESNPDAMIERSLREGDHVEVGDRLLRGAADPHDVLEVLGRRGVEKHLIDEVQAVYRTQGVSIHDKHIEIIIRQMLRRGTVIDSGSTEFLPGTLIDLAEARQVNAATVADEGQPAEMRSEIMGITKASLATESWLSAASFQETTRVLTDAAINKRSDQLIGLKENVIIGKLIPAGTGISRYRNIQVKPTEAARSAAYSIPSFGEGIYGDEGFGEYTGASVPLDEYGLDQI from the coding sequence GTGTTTGACGTAAACCTCTTCAACGAGCTTCGCATCGGCCTGGCCACTGCCGAAGACATCCGTAAGTGGTCCCACGGTGAAGTAAAGAAGCCGGAGACTATTAACTACCGCACCCTCAAGCCCGAGAAGGACGGCCTGTTCTGCGAGCGCATTTTCGGCCCCACCCGCGACTGGGAGTGCGCCTGCGGTAAGTACAAGCGCGTCCGTTACAAAGGCATCATCTGTGAGCGCTGCGGCGTCGAGGTGACCAAGTCCAAGGTGCGCCGCGAGCGCATGGGCCACATCGAGCTCGCCGCTCCCGTGACCCACATCTGGTACTTCAAGGGCGTGCCCTCTCGCCTGGGCTACCTGCTTGACCTTGCGCCGAAGGACCTCGAGCGCATCATTTACTTCGCTGCCAACATCATCACCAGCGTCGACGAGGAGGCACGTCACAACGACATGTCCACCCTCGAGGCGGAGATGCTGCTGGAGAAGAAAGAAGTCGAGGAGGACGCTAACTCCGAGATCGCCGAGCGCGCCCACAAGCTGGAGGAAGACCTCGCCGAGCTCGAGGCTTCCGGGGCGACCGCCGCTGCCCGTAAGAAGGTGCAGCAGGCCGCGGATAAGGAGATGACCCACATCCGCGAGGCAGGCGAGCGCGAGGTTGAGCGCCTCGAGGAGATCTGGCAGACCTTCCAGAAGCTGGCTCCGAAGCAGATGATTATCGACGAGGTGCTCTACGAGGAGCTCGTCGACCGCTACGAGGACTACTTCACCGGCGGCATGGGCGCCGAGGCGATCCAGACCCTGATCCGCAACTTCGACCTCGAGGCCGAGGCCGAGGAGCTGCGCACCATCATCGCCGAGGGCAAGGGCCAGAAGAAGGTCCGCGCGCTCAAGCGTCTCAAGGTTGTCGCTGCGTTCCAGCGCTCTGGTAATGATCCGGCCGGCATGATCCTGGACGCGATCCCGGTGATCCCGCCGGAGCTGCGCCCGATGGTGCAGCTGGACGGTGGCCGCTTCGCCACCTCCGACCTGAACGACCTGTACCGTCGCGTGATCAACCGCAACAACCGCCTCAAGCGCATGATCGATCTGGGCGCGCCCGAGATCATCGTGAACAACGAGAAGCGCATGCTGCAGGAGTCCGTTGACGCGCTGTTCGACAACGGCCGCCGCGGCCGTCCGGTCACCGGTCCGGGCTCCCGCCCGCTGAAGTCCCTGTCTGACCTGCTCAAGGGCAAGCAGGGCCGCTTCCGTCAGAACCTGCTGGGCAAGCGTGTCGACTACTCCGGTCGTTCCGTGATTATTGTCGGCCCGCAGCTCAAGCTGCACGAGTGCGGTCTGCCGAAGCTGATGGCACTCGAGCTGTTCAAGCCCTTCGTGATGAAGCGCCTAGTGGACAACGACTACGCGCAGAACATCAAGAGCGCGAAGCGCATGGTCGAGCGCCAGCGCCCTGAGGTGTGGGACGTCCTCGAAGAGGCGATTTCCGAGCACCCGGTGTTGCTCAACCGCGCACCGACCCTGCACCGCCTGGGCATCCAGGCCTTCGAGCCGAAGCTGGTCGAGGGTAAGGCCATCCAGCTGCACCCGCTGGCCTGTGAGGCCTTCAACGCCGACTTCGACGGTGACCAGATGGCAGTCCACCTGCCGCTGTCCGCAGAGGCGCAGGCCGAGGCCCGCGTGCTCATGCTGTCGTCCAACAACATCCTGTCCCCGGCATCCGGTAAGCCGCTGGCGATCCCGCGACTGGATATGGTGACCGGCCTGTACTTCCTCACCATGGAGAAGTCCACCTCCGAGGTCGGCGGCGAGGGTGCATACGCGCCTGCCGACGAGAACGGCCCGGCACGCGGCGTGTACTCCTCCTACCGCGAGGCCATCATGGCCTACGACCGCGGCGTGCTCGGTCTGCAGGCTCCGATCAAGGTCCGCATCGACCACCTCCGCCCGACGGTTGAGGTGGAAAAGGAGCAGTTCCCGGACGGCTGGACCAAGGGTCAGCCGTGGATGATGGACACCACGCTCGGCCGCATCATGTTCAACGAGCTGCTGCCGTACAACTTCCCGTACCAGGAAGGCGCGATGGTGCGTAAGGGCGGCGGCTCCGGCAAGGTGCTGCTCGGCGACATTATCCAGGGCATGGTGGAGAAGTACCCCATGATCACTGTTGCGCAGACCCTGGACAAGCTGAAGGACGCCGGCTTCTACTGGTCCACCCGCTCGGGCGTGACCATTACGATGTCCGACGTGCTCGTGCTGCCGAACAAGACCGAGGTCTTGGAGCGCTACGAGAAGGAAGCCGAAGAGATCGAGCGCAAGTACTGGGAGAAGGGTGCGCTGACCGAGGAGAACCGCTACGACCGTCTGGTCGAGCTGTGGCAGGACGCCACCAACAAGGTCGGCCAGGCCGTCGAGGACCTGTACCCGGACGACAACCCGATTCCGATGATCGTGAAGTCCGGTGCTGCCGGTAACATGCGCCAGATCTGGACTCTGGCCGGCATGAAGGGCATGGTTGTGAACTCGCGCGGTGAGTACATCACCCGCCCGATCAAGACCTCCTTCCGCGAAGGCCTGTCCGTGATGGAGTACTTCAACAACTCCCACGGTTCCCGTAAGGGCCTGGCCGATACCGCGCTGCGTACCGCTGACTCCGGCTACCTCACCCGTCGTCTGGTGGACGTGGCCCAGGACGTCATCGTCCGCGAACTGGACTGCGGCACCCACCAGGGCGTCAAGGTTCCGGTTGCGGTGCCGCTCACAGGCTCCGAGGACAAGTTCGCCCGCCACGAGCTGGTCGAGACCTCCGTCTCCGGCCGCGTACTGGCTTCCGACGTCAAGGACGCCGAGGGCAACGTGCTCTTTGAGGCCGGCACCGAGCTGTCCGAGGAACGCATCGACACGCTCGTAGAGAAGGGCGTCACCGAGCTCAAGGTCCGCTCCGTGCTGACCTGCCAGACCCCGACCGGTGTCTGCGCTAAGTGCTACGGCAAGTCCATGGCCTCTGGCCAACTGGTGGATATCGGCGAGGCCGTCGGCATCGTCGCTGCACAGTCCATTGGTGAGCCGGGTACCCAGCTGACTATGCGTACCTTCCACCAGGGTGGTGTCGGCGGCGACATTACCGGTGGTCTGCCGCGTGTGCAGGAGCTGTTCGAGGCCCGCGTGCCGAAGAACTGCGCCCCGATCGCGTCGGTGGCCGGTACGATCTCGCTGGAGGACGAGGGCAACTTCTGGACGCTGACCATCCACCCGGACGACGGCTCCGACGACGTGGTCTACGAGAAGCTGTCCAAGCGCCAGGGCCTGGCCCAGGTACGCCGCCCGATGGAGTCCAACCCGGACGCCATGATCGAGCGTTCCCTGCGCGAGGGCGACCACGTGGAGGTCGGCGATCGCCTGCTCCGCGGTGCAGCGGATCCGCACGACGTGCTCGAGGTCCTCGGCCGCCGCGGTGTGGAGAAGCACCTCATCGACGAGGTCCAGGCTGTCTACCGCACCCAGGGTGTGTCGATTCACGACAAGCACATCGAGATCATCATCCGCCAGATGCTGCGCCGCGGCACGGTCATCGACTCCGGCTCGACCGAGTTCCTGCCGGGCACGCTGATCGACCTCGCCGAGGCACGCCAGGTCAACGCCGCCACCGTCGCGGACGAAGGCCAGCCGGCAGAGATGCGCTCCGAGATCATGGGTATCACCAAGGCCTCCTTGGCTACCGAGTCCTGGCTGTCGGCCGCCTCCTTCCAGGAGACGACCCGCGTGCTCACGGACGCCGCGATCAACAAGCGCTCCGACCAGCTCATCGGCCTGAAGGAGAACGTGATCATCGGTAAGCTGATCCCGGCCGGTACGGGCATCTCCCGCTACCGCAACATCCAGGTCAAGCCGACCGAGGCTGCGCGCTCCGCCGCGTACTCCATCCCGAGCTTTGGCGAGGGCATCTACGGCGACGAAGGCTTCGGCGAGTACACCGGCGCCTCCGTCCCGCTCGACGAGTACGGGCTCGACCAGATCTAG
- the rpsL gene encoding 30S ribosomal protein S12: MPTIQQLVRKGRHDKSQKVATAALKGSPQRRGVCTRVYTTTPKKPNSALRKVARVRLTSGIEVSAYIPGEGHNLQEHSMVLVRGGRVKDLPGVRYKIIRGALDTQGVKDRKQARSRYGAKKGQ, encoded by the coding sequence ATGCCTACTATTCAGCAGCTGGTCCGCAAGGGCCGCCACGATAAGAGCCAGAAGGTGGCTACCGCTGCGCTGAAGGGCTCGCCCCAGCGTCGCGGCGTGTGCACCCGCGTGTACACCACCACCCCGAAGAAGCCGAACTCGGCACTGCGTAAGGTCGCACGTGTGCGCCTGACCTCCGGTATTGAGGTTTCCGCATACATCCCGGGCGAGGGCCACAACCTCCAGGAGCACTCCATGGTGCTCGTGCGCGGTGGTCGTGTGAAGGACCTCCCGGGCGTTCGCTACAAGATCATCCGTGGCGCGCTGGATACCCAGGGCGTGAAGGACCGTAAGCAGGCTCGTTCCCGTTACGGCGCAAAGAAGGGACAGTAA
- the rpsG gene encoding 30S ribosomal protein S7, whose product MRKQQAPKRPVVKDPVYQSELVTQLVNKVLKDGKKSTAERIVYGALEQCREKTGTDPVGTLEKALGNIRPDLEVRSRRVGGATYQVPVEVKPGRSNTLALRWMVTFTRQRRENTMVERLANEILDASNGLGASVKRREDMHKMAEANRAFAHYRW is encoded by the coding sequence ATGCGTAAGCAGCAAGCTCCGAAGCGTCCCGTAGTCAAGGACCCGGTATACCAGTCCGAGCTGGTGACCCAGCTGGTCAACAAGGTCCTCAAGGACGGCAAGAAGTCCACCGCCGAGCGCATCGTCTACGGTGCCCTCGAGCAGTGCCGCGAGAAGACCGGCACCGACCCGGTCGGCACCCTGGAGAAAGCTCTGGGCAACATTCGCCCGGACCTCGAGGTTCGTTCCCGCCGCGTTGGTGGCGCTACCTACCAGGTGCCTGTTGAGGTCAAGCCCGGCCGTTCCAACACCCTCGCACTGCGCTGGATGGTTACCTTTACCCGCCAGCGTCGTGAGAACACCATGGTTGAGCGCCTGGCTAACGAGATCCTCGATGCCTCCAACGGCCTCGGCGCATCCGTGAAGCGTCGCGAGGACATGCACA